In Desulfomonile tiedjei DSM 6799, a genomic segment contains:
- a CDS encoding FAD:protein FMN transferase, with protein sequence MFIEGLKSGLPQSDICMQAAESAVGFLEEIAREWETLKKPFGQIPEPSSGSLAHEMWRAVSLVGHDDLTPMAAVAGTIADATADVLEKRGLTRVVVNNGGDIAVRLKDPESLRIGIRPDISSHEISHTIRVDSSLHVGGICTSGLGGRSLSRGIASAATVFAARASVADAAATAVANATYIPHPSVKRVLAEKLDPDTDLKGIEVTVSVGTLSASDIDRALIQGINCAEQLVKKRTIHGACVAVQGKMACTTTFSPLIHVL encoded by the coding sequence ATGTTCATCGAAGGACTGAAATCCGGACTGCCGCAATCTGACATCTGCATGCAAGCCGCTGAATCCGCGGTCGGTTTTCTCGAAGAAATCGCCCGAGAGTGGGAGACTTTGAAAAAACCGTTTGGACAAATTCCGGAACCGTCCTCCGGAAGTCTGGCGCATGAAATGTGGCGGGCAGTATCCCTTGTGGGTCATGACGACCTTACCCCTATGGCTGCAGTGGCTGGGACTATAGCGGATGCCACCGCGGATGTTCTGGAAAAAAGAGGTCTGACCAGGGTTGTGGTGAACAACGGTGGAGATATTGCCGTGAGATTGAAAGATCCCGAGTCGCTCCGAATAGGCATTCGACCGGATATTTCTTCTCATGAGATCAGTCATACGATCCGCGTTGATTCTTCTCTCCATGTCGGAGGAATCTGCACAAGCGGGCTCGGTGGGAGAAGCTTGAGCCGCGGGATTGCCTCTGCAGCAACCGTCTTCGCTGCCAGAGCGTCGGTAGCTGATGCGGCTGCTACCGCAGTAGCCAACGCGACCTATATTCCCCATCCTTCGGTGAAACGAGTCCTCGCTGAAAAGCTCGACCCGGATACAGACCTGAAAGGAATCGAAGTCACCGTCTCAGTCGGAACTTTATCTGCATCCGATATCGATCGAGCCCTCATCCAGGGTATCAACTGCGCCGAACAACTGGTGAAGAAACGAACTATTCATGGAGCATGCGTGGCCGTACAGGGTAAAATGGCTTGCACCACAACCTTTTCCCCACTGATTCACGTATTGTGA